The Calditerrivibrio sp. genome includes a window with the following:
- a CDS encoding phosphate acyltransferase produces KGDANVLIFPNLEAGNIAYKLLYRVGGGTAIGPILQGFRDSVHVLQRGSDVHEIVYLAAYAVVDASLKQK; encoded by the coding sequence AAAGGTGATGCGAATGTATTGATATTTCCGAATCTTGAAGCCGGTAACATTGCCTACAAACTGCTTTACAGAGTAGGTGGTGGTACAGCAATAGGACCTATCCTTCAAGGTTTCAGAGATTCTGTACATGTTTTACAGAGGGGTAGCGATGTCCATGAAATCGTTTACTTAGCAGCATACGCAGTAGTAGATGCCTCATTA